A part of Aspergillus oryzae RIB40 DNA, chromosome 7 genomic DNA contains:
- a CDS encoding flavin-containing monooxygenase (predicted flavoprotein involved in K+ transport) — translation MSDSSSIPTPALPSYSQVACIGAGASAIALGASLKRWYGLEDIRFFERQTDYGGTWHINTYPGCACDVPSALYSFSFAPNAQWSKLMPSQQEIKSYQDGVVATYDLKQRMTFRTEVKRCVWRDDASRWVLFLLNVETGEESTHECQVLFSATGHFAEPRPCEIPGASSFQGNIIHSARWDHSVSLEGKRVVVVGNGCTAAQIVPAIVKRTKHLTQIIRSQHWIFPATNFTYPKILKWIFEYIPLALKLHRLHIFLLAENGFRMFPMTDRAARLRQKRRIEVEKYMKETAPAKYHDILIPDFEIGCKRRIFDDGYLKSLHSENLSLTTAKILEIVPEGVRTSDGIVAADVIVLATGFKTNQFTPFMEIVGRNGSLDDHWKRYDGPEAYNCSAMSGFPNFFLLFGPNAGTGHTSALMAAENSVNYALRVLKPVFEKGADSVELTQVAEDEYSQRVQEALRNRVWNAGCQSWYQNDKNWNAMAYPWSQAYFWYRSLFPINSHWNVRTRNPKKFRIGKYWTILPIILSLSFLASRTGNTLAIGPTILDFGKNMLSSVRHATISGFKESLIRGAKGLF, via the exons ATGTCAGACTCAAGCTCAATTCCAACTCCTGCACTCCCTTCTTACAGCCAAGTGGCTTGCATTGGGGCAGGCGCAAGTGCGATTGCTTTAGGTGCATCACTGAAAAGATGGTACGGTTTAGAAGATATTCGCTTTTTTGAGCGGCAGACAGACTACGGTGGAACGTGGCATATCAACACCTATCCAG GCTGCGCATGCGATGTTCCCAGTGCTCTCTACAGCTTTTCATTTGCTCCCAACGCACAGTGGTCCAAATTGATGCCTTCGCAACAAGAAATCAAATCTTACCAGGACGGTGTTGTAGCAACATATGACTTGAAACAGAGGATGACGTTCCGCACGGAGGTCAAACGCTGCGTATGGCGGGATGATGCGTCTCGATGGGTTCTGTTTCTCCTCAATGTCGAAACTGGAGAAGAATCAACACATGAGTGTCAGGTACTGTTTTCTGCTACCGGTCACTTTGCTGAACCTCGGCCCTGTGAAATACCTGGAGCTTCATCTTTCCAAGGCAACATTATCCATTCCGCCCGATGGGATCATAGTGTCAGTTTAGAGGGCAAAAGAGTTGTAGTCGTCGGGAACGGAT GTACCGCAGCGCAGATTGTACCTGCCATTGTCAAACGGACCAAACATTTGACACAGATAATTCGGTCCCAACACTGGATCTTCCCAGCAACTAACTTCACCTACCCGAAGATCCTGAAATGGATTTTTGAGTACATCCCTCTTGCATTAAAACTTCATCGACTgcatattttccttcttgcggAGAACGGCTTCCGGATGTTTCCAATGACAGATAGGGCTGCACGGCTGAGACAGAAGCGCAGAATAGAGGTTGAGAAGTACATGAAAGAAACAGCGCCGGCAAAATATCATGATATTCTGATTCCAGACTTTGAGATAGGATGCAAG CGACGGATTTTCGATGACGGATATCTCAAATCGCTCCACAGTGAAAACCTTTCTCTCACAACAGCCAAGATCCTCGAGATTGTTCCTGAGGGTGTGAGAACTTCTGATGGAATTGTTGCTGCCGATGTCATTGTTTTAGCAACCGGGTTCAAAACGAATCAATTTACGCCCTTCATGGAAATTGTGGGGCGTAATGGGAGCCTGGATGACCACTGGAAGAGATACGATGGACCTGAGGCTTACAACTGCTCTGCAATGAGTGGATTtccgaacttcttcttgttATTTGGGCCCAACGCCGGGACTGGTCATACCTCGGCGTTGATGGCTGCAGAAAA CTCTGTCAATTACGCGCTTCGTGTACTGAAACCGGTCTTTGAAAAGGGGGCGGACTCCGTTGAGCTCACACAGGTAGCGGAGGACGAATATTCTCAAAGAGTTCAAGAGGCATTACGAAACCGAGTGTGGAATGCTGGCTGCCAATCG TGGTATCAGAATGATAAAAACTGGAACGCCATGGCTTATCCTTGGTCCCAGGCCTATTTCTGGTACCGGAGCCTATTCCCAATTAACTCACATTGGAATGTTCGG ACACGGAACCCCAAAAAGTTTCGGATTGGCAAGTACTGGACGATATTACCCATCATTCTTAGTTTGAGTTTCCTCGCATCCCGCACTGGAAATACTTTGGCTATTGGTCCTACGATACTCGACTTTGGCAAGAATATGCTGTCCTCCGTACGACATGCTACAATTTCTGGTTTTAAGGAGAGTTTGATCCGTGGAGCTAAGGGCTTATTTTAG
- a CDS encoding 60S ribosomal protein uL30 (60S ribosomal protein L7), translating to MASTATTVPTQDHVLVPETLLKKRKSQEQARAVAREEAEKKKAASKEKRAAIFKRAESYVKEYRDAEREKIRLARVARKEGNFYVPEEPKLVFVIRIKGINKISPQPRKILQLLRLLQINNGTFVRLTKATQEMLTIINPYIAYGYPNLKSIRELIYKRGYGKVNKQRVAISDNQIIEENLGKYGIVCVEDLIHEIYTVGPNFKQANNFLWPFKLSNPTGGFHKRKFKHFIEGGDYGNREENINALIRQMN from the exons ATGGCCTCTACTGCTAC CACCGTCCCCACTCAGGACCATGTCCTCGTCCCCGAGACTCTCctgaagaagcgcaagagcCAGGAGCAGGCTCGCGCTGTCGCCCgtgaggaggctgagaagaagaaggcc GCCAGCAAGGAGAAGCGTGCCGCCATCTTCAAGCGCGCCGAGTCCTACGTCAAGGAGTACCGCGATGCTGAGCGTGAGAAGATCCGCCTTGCCCGCGTTGCTCGCAAGGAGGGTAACTTCTACGTTCCTGAGGAGCCCAAGCTTGTCTTCGTTATCCGTATCAAGGG TATCAACAAGATCTCTCCCCAGCCCCGCAAGAtcctgcagctcctccgtCTGCTCCAGATCAACAACGGCACCTTCGTTCGCCTTACCAAGGCTACCCAGGAGATGCTGACCATCATCAACCCCTACATCGCCTACGGTTACCCCAACCTCAAGAGCATCCGTGAGCTCATCTACAAGCGCGGTTACGGAAAGGTCAACAAGCAGCGCGTTGCCATCTCCGACAACCAGATCATCGAGGAGAACCTCGGCAAGTACGGCATCGTCTGTGTTGAGGATCTGATCCACGAGATCTACACCGTTGGCCCCAACTTCAAGCAGGCCAACAACTTCCTCTGGCCCTTCAAGCTCTCCAACCCCACTGGTGGCTTCCACAAGCGCAAGTTCAAGCACTTCATTGAGGGTGGTGACTATGGTAACCGTGAGGAGAACATCAACGCCCTCATCCGCCAGATGAACTAG
- a CDS encoding uncharacterized protein (predicted protein) yields the protein MSSIPPDPKTPAEWLKVLTADTPINLKIVPDTICWIYIYASILDQPISVSVDGQEPLLLELGPGTGNVGVKLIVFPDKIDLEYLECYMRAVDEELHASLNTQLCIARALQWNDTAIASSLCS from the exons ATGAGCAGCATCCCTCCCGACCCCAAGACTCCGGCCGAGTGGCtcaa GGTTCTCACCGCGGACACACCCATCAACCTGAAAATCGTCCCTGATACGATATGCTGGATTTATATCTACGCTTCTATCCTCGATCAGCCAATCTCAGTGTCTGTGGACGGTCAGGAGCCTCTGCTCCTAGAGCTAGGTCCGGGGACGGGAAACGTGGGGGTGAAACTGATCGTCTTCCCAGATAAGATTGATCTGGAGTATCTAGAATGTTACATGCGAGCAGTTGATGAGGAGTTACACGCGAGTCTCAATACGCAGTTGTGCATTGCTCGAGCGCTGCAATGGAATGATACCGCCATTGCCTCTTCCCTCTGCTC CTAA
- a CDS encoding ferric reductase family protein (ferric reductase, NADH/NADPH oxidase and related proteins): MFVLALIHTFPFIVFNIWKGQMVEKWNTSVVYWTGVAALITQAYLTFMSLPSIRNRYYEFFKATHFLVALLFLLFFFFHCDFRLTSWDYFVAGGAIYLFSLFAAWTRTHLINGRHSATIDLLPCGFVRIRIPTIMSWRPGQHVFIRFFSPQLGLHCLTAHPFTICSLSHDPDKVGKASEIVFYVKPRHGITARLAKIAAKSPVFSQTVLLEGPYGGISDTASPAEFDTVLVIAGGSGGGFSLAIVEEALRVYGNMPDLQQRNMQVVFATRNSKVAEWYREEIGDRVSMYDVPDKRISVSIHDTSLEQAEKPVSAPGDKEPSNEITDEIEPALSEKGHDVAATNKHMSTVVHGPRPDLPRLINTATSTGSHRMAIFACGPASMLHDVRNAAAEAQKRALRGGAEVYLHTESFSIIRL; this comes from the exons ATGTTTGTCCTGGCTTTGATACATACCTTCCCATTCATAGTCTTCAATATCTGGAAAGGTCAGATGGTCGAGAAATGGAACACCAGCGTAGTCTACTGGACAGGAGTTGCGGCCTTGATTACGCAGGCTTATCTCACATTTATGTCCTTGCCATCTATTCG AAATCGATATTATGAATTTTTCAAGGCAACCCACTTCCTAGTTGCACtactcttccttctctttttcttctttcactgTGACTTCCGCCTTACTTCCTG GGACTATTTCGTTGCCGGAGGCGCAATATATCTTTTCAGTCTATTTGCGGCATGGACCCGCACCCATCTCATCAATGGCCGTCACTCAGCAACAATCGACCTCCTCCCTTGCGGTTTTGTACGAATCAGAATCCCGACAATCATGTCCTGGCGACCAGGTCAGCACGTCTTCATTCGATTCTTCAGCCCGCAGCTAGGCTTGCACTGCCTAACAGCGCACCCGTTTACCATCTGCTCCTTATCGCATGACCCAGACAAGGTCGGCAAAGCATCTGAGATTGTCTTCTATGTCAAGCCCCGCCACGGCATCACGGCACGTCTGGCAAAGATAGCCGCTAAGAGCCCCGTATTCTCCCAGACCGTGCTTTTAGAAGGTCCTTATGGTGGGATATCCGATACTGCTTCTCCCGCTGAATTTGATACTGTTCTTGTCATCGCTGGTGGTTCCGGCGGTGGGTTTTCTCTCGCTATCGTCGAAGAAGCTCTAAGAGTATATGGTAATATGCCAGACCTCCAACAACGCAATATGCAAGTCGTTTTCGCCACGCGGAATAGCAAAGTAGCCGAGTGGTACAGGGAGGAAATTGGAGATAGGGTCTCCATGTACGACGTACCAGACAAAAGAATATCCGTTTCCATTCATGATACCTCGTTAGAGCAGGCTGAAAAGCCAGTGTCTGCACCTGGAGACAAAGAACCATCTAACGAGATCACCGATGAGATTGAGCCTGCCTTATCGGAGAAAGGGCATGATGTTGCAGCAACAAACAAGCACATGAGCACAGTTGTACATGGTCCTCGACCtgatcttcctcgtcttATCAATACAGCTACGTCAACTGGTAGCCACAGAATGGCTATCTTTGCGTGCGGTCCTGCGTCCATGTTACATGACGTTCGGAATGCGGCTGCTGAGGCGCAAAAGCGGGCGCTGAGAGGAGGCGCTGAGGTCTATTTACATACAGAATCATTTTC AATAATACGTCTATAA
- a CDS encoding uncharacterized protein (predicted transporter (major facilitator superfamily)), giving the protein MTTHKDSPSIGVNEDPILPAVTTKNQDQQDGVRVAEAVTASWSKKSLIVTYASMWMLYFVNGLNNNLTSNLSAYITSDFSEHSLLTVISVVTSVMGAACVMPIAKVLNLWDRTLGISIMVLIAIMGLIMMAGCNNITTYCAAQAFYTVGFTGTIFCVDVITSDTSSLRNRGIAYAFTSSPYIITAFAGSPLSNQFHETNWRWAYGTICIILPIVASPLIITWELAKRKADKEGRLQYKPRSTRTWWQSVWYYIIEFDIIGIFFMIGGLILFLTSFNIAGNTKGEWKSAKIIAMMVVGFCVLAAFVAYERWGAPKPFIRFALLSNRTVIGACLLDITYQVSYYCWASYFTSFLQVVFNTSLTQAGYISAIFDLMDPVWLIGCGYLIRVTGRFKWLLMLAVPLYLLASGLMIYFRAPGHSVGYMCMCQIFLAVGGGTMILIEQIAVLAAAKHEDYASMLALLSVFGNVGGAVGNSVSGAIWTNTLPKKLRELLPAETKDQWADIYESLDVQLSYPVGSPTRTAIQNAYAFSQRNMMIAGTAVMGLSIGWVLMMRNIKVKGNKNVTQVLF; this is encoded by the exons ATGACCACCCACAAGGATTCCCCCTCTATTGGGGTCAATGAGGATCCGATACTCCCTGCGGTGACCACCAAGAACCAGGACCAACAGGACGGTGTTCGAGTCGCTGAGGCAGTGACTGCCTCCTGGTCCAAGAAATCCCTCATCGTAACATATGCCTC CATGTGGATGCTGTACTTTGTCAATGGCCTGAACAACAATCTAACCTCCAACCTCTCGGCATATATCACAAGTGATTTCTCGGAACACTCGCTGCTCACAGTCATCAGCGTTGTGACAAGTGTAATGGGTGCCGCATGTGTGATGCCAATTGCAAAAGTTCTGAATCTGTGGGACCGTACTCTGGGGATCTCCATCATGGTCTTGATCGCCATCATGGGTCTTATTATGATGGCTGGTTGTAACAACATCACAACTTATTGTGCCGCGCAG GCATTCTATACGGTCGGCTTTACCGGCACAATTTTCTGCGTGGATGTGATCACTTCGGATACTTCGTCACTTCGCAACCGTGGTATCGCATATGCCTTCACCTCGTCGCCTTATATTATTACTGCTTTTGCCGGATCACCCCTGTCCAACCAATTCCATGAGACCAACTGGCGATGGGCTTACGGAACTATCTGCATCATTCTTCCAATTGTTGCTTCTCCCTTGATCATCACATGGGAGTTGGCCAAGCGAAAGGCAGACAAGGAGGGTCGGTTGCAGTATAAGCCGCGTAGCACCAGGACATGGTGGCAGAGTGTGTGGTATTATATCATCGAGTTTGACA TCATCGGTATTTTCTTCATGATCGGCGGgttgatcctcttcctcacctCTTTCAACATCGCCGGGAATACCAAAGGAGAGTGGAAATCGGCTAAGATAATTGCTATGATGGTAGTCGGGTTTTGTGTCCTTGCCGCATTCGTTGCCTATGAGCGCTGGGGAGCACCGAAACCATTTATTCGTTTCGCGTTACTCTCGAATCGAACTGTGATCGGTGCTTGTCTGTTGGATATCACATACCAAGTCTCCTACTACTGCTGGGCCAGCTACTTTACCTCTTTCCTACAGGTGGTCTTCAACACAAGCCTCACCCAGGCTGGTTACATCAGTGCGATCTTCGACTTGATGGACCCCGTCTGGCTTATTGGCTGTGGATACCTCATCCGAGTCACTGGTAGGTTCAAGTGGCTGCTCATGCTTGCCGTTCCACTCTACCTTCTGGCCAGTGGTCTGATGATCTATTTCCGCGCCCCCGGTCACAGTGTCGGGTACATGTGCATGTGCCAGATCTTTCTGGCTGTCGGTGGTGGTACCATGATCCTGATTGAACAGATTGCCGTCCTGGCAGCTGCCAAACATGAAGACTATGCCTCCATGTTGGCGCTGCTCAGTGTGTTTGGCAATGTGGGCGGTGCTGTGGGCAATAGCGTATCTGGCGCCATTTGGACCAACACGCTCCCGAAGAAGTTGCGCGAGCTGTTGCCGGCGGAAACAAAGGATCAATGGGCGGATATTTACGAGTCACTGGATGTTCAGCTTAGCTATCCCGTGGGCTCGCCTACTCGCACCGCCATTCAAAACGCGTACGCGTTCAGCCAACGGAATATGATGATTGCTGGAACCGCTGTGATGGGTCTGTCCATTGGCTGGgttctgatgatgagaaaCATCAAGGTGAAGGGCAACAAGAATGTAACACAGGTTCTATTTTAG
- a CDS encoding uncharacterized protein (predicted protein), translating into MNPIFYLKVYVIRLLTRLFAWLDRRGGPLRPPGPNLTVNIPSILSESKGSFDVFFYFPPGYDRNDPKGNGFPVVLNFHGGGYCVGHARDDERFIAELTSRGAVVASVNYRRAPESPYPVAIEDSLDALLYIWRNAASLNIDKHRTVLAGSSVGGHLAFTSLLMLWKRMKDKRLQIDPSNLGTVKGIMAFYPVMDMTKSRAERAQSNPAFLALKKKPASSKKFIGSVFDEAFFWKLKEKPDKGFMYLSPGLAPEDSLKEALPPIISFKLAGLDYLLSEEKEAVRRLGLLGKKVDCEVVEGVSHYWDHMARTPEMKELRDKCLGKAAEEIEQMWQS; encoded by the coding sequence ATGAATCCCATTTTCTATTTGAAAGTATATGTTATACGCCTTCTAACTCGCCTATTCGCCTGGCTTGACCGACGAGGCGGCCCATTGCGACCACCTGGCCCAAATTTGACAGTAAACATCCCGTCAATACTTTCCGAGTCTAAGGGTTCATTCGATGTGTTCTTCTATTTTCCACCAGGATATGACCGCAACGATCCCAAGGGAAACGGGTTTCCAGTCGTTCTCAACTTTCACGGCGGTGGTTATTGCGTCGGACATGCTCGCGACGACGAACGTTTCATTGCCGAGTTGACCTCTCGCGGTGCCGTTGTTGCAAGTGTCAATTACCGTCGAGCACCCGAGAGTCCATATCCAGTCGCGATCGAAGATTCCTTAGACGCATTGCTTTACATCTGGCGCAATGCAGCCTCTTTAAATATTGACAAGCATCGAACCGTTCTCGCTGGTTCAAGTGTTGGTGGCCACCTCGCCTTCACTTCCCTTCTCATGCTCTGGAAGCGGATGAAAGATAAACGCCTCCAAATTGATCCTTCAAATCTGGGAACCGTCAAAGGAATAATGGCTTTTTATCCAGTCATGGATATGACTAAGAGCCGTGCTGAGCGTGCTCAATCCAACCCGGCATTCTTGGCACTGAAAAAGAAGCCGGCATCCTCTAAAAAGTTCATCGGATCTGTTTTCGACGaggctttcttctggaaactgaaagaaaagccagacAAAGGCTTCATGTACCTCTCTCCCGGGCTTGCGCCTGAGGATTCGCTGAAAGAGGCTTTGCCTCCTATCATATCGTTCAAACTTGCGGGTCTTGACTATCTCTTGagcgaggagaaagaagcagttcGTCGCCTGGGATTGTTGGGGAAGAAAGTTGACTGTGAAGTTGTGGAAGGGGTTTCCCATTATTGGGACCATATGGCAAGAACACCGGAGATGAAGGAACTGAGGGATAAATGCTTGGGAAAGGCTGCGGAGGAGATAGAGCAAATGTGGCAGAGCTGA
- a CDS encoding putative MFS drug transporter (permeases of the major facilitator superfamily), which yields MSEAVLNSEKSPSSSDSSGTAVVETDGESKIPHVFNEQTNYVPKSTIITIFLACSTVDLIALMDQTTLASSLSIIGNALHASDKASWISGGYFVTSTCFQLIYGRLSDIWSRKLVLFVGLGIFFIGSLAASLSQTATQLIVFRAFTGVGGGGLMTVAQMIVSDVVPLRERGKYQGILGAVVAIANGIGPVIGGALSSINEDSWRWIFRLNLPLTAITTLCVLFFMPLRKVTGDWKMKLKAIDFIGAFLALGSTAVLLLGLTWGGGEYPWASAHVIATIVVGFAVAVGFVIWQWKGATYPLVPMHIFKSRIVNGACLTMFINGWNFLVQVYYIPTFYQLVFGYSTVKAGAMLLPVTLMQTVSSTVSGLVVHWVGRYRECILFGWMIWAVGLGLFSTLDESSGLGKQIGYGLLTGVGVGNTLQPLILSCPSALIAVQAGVERKDMAVVTSFRKYVYHNPTSRNLGGTLGLAIAGTIINNLITSSISSLGLTQSETRSFLSSPQNYLSKLPQAEAERARSLLIPAYQKGFRIIFLIGAALAAVAFVLAFWLMPQVTLNRADDEKLKEEGRKRVKGEGKCDEEVNEEERR from the exons ATGTCAGAAGCAGTACTCAATTCGGAAAAGTCTCCAAGCTCGTCAGACTCCTCGGGGACAGCTGTTGTAGAGACCGACGGGGAGTCGAAGATACCACATGTCTTCAATGAACAGACGAATTATGTCCCGAAAAGCACAATCATTACG ATATTCTTAGCATGCTCGACAGTCGATCTCATAGCATTGATGGACCAGACCACTCTGGCCTCGAGTTTGTCAATCATTGGAAATGCCTTGCACGCCAGTGATAAAGCTTCTTGGATATCTGGAGGATATTTTGT CACCTCGACCTGTTTCCAGCTCATATACGGCCGCCTTTCTGACATATGGTCTCGTAAGCTTGTCCTTTTTGTCGGActcggcatcttcttcatcgggTCACTGGCAGCATCGCTTTCGCAGACGGCCACGCAGCTTATAGTCTTTCGTGCTTTTACCGGTGtaggtggtggtgggttgATGACTGTGGCTCAGATGATCGTCAGCGACGTCGTCCCGCTACGTGAAAGGGGCAAATACCAGGGCATCTTGGGCGCAGTAGTAGCAATCGCCAATGGAATTGGGCCCGTCATTGGCGGTGCCTTGTCCTCCATCAACGAGGATTCATGGAGATGGATCTTTCGCCTGAATCTCCCACTCACGGCGATAACAACCCTGTGCGTGCTGTTCTTCATGCCTCTGCGGAAGGTAACAGGGgactggaagatgaagctcaaGGCAATTGACTTTATCGGTGCATTCCTCGCCTTAGGCAGTACTGCAGTTCTTCTGTTAGGTCTGACATGGGGTGGAGGTGAATACCCTTGGGCTTCGGCCCATGTCATTGCCACGATTGTGGTGGGTTTTGCTGTGGCCGTTGGGTTCGTGATCTGGCAGTGGAAAGGGGCTACATATCCGCTCGTGCCGATGCATATATTCAAATCTCGGATTGTGAATGGTGCGTGCCTGACTATGTTTATAAACGGGTGGAACTTTCTTGTCCAGGTTTATTATATCCCAACCTTTTATCAGCTGGTCTTTGGGTATTCCACGGTGAAAGCTGGTGCGATGCTTTTACCTGTAACATTGATGCAGA CTGTCAGTAGTACCGTCTCAGGCCTTGTTGTTCACTGGGTGGGCCGTTATAGGGAGTGTATTCTCTTCGGCTGGATGATCTGGGCCGTTGGACTTGGTTTATTCTCCACTCTAGATGAATCATCCGGTCTGGGAAAACAAATTGGTTATGGACTCTTGACTGGTGTTGGTGTGGGGAATACACTGCAGCC CCTGATACTGAGCTGTCCCAGCGCCCTGATCGCCGTCCAAGCAGGAGTAGAACGGAAGGATATGGCAGTTGTCACCTCATTTCGAAAGTACGTTTACCACAATCCCACATCTCG GAACCTTGGTGGCACGCTCGGCCTCGCCATCGCCGGAACCATCAT AAACAATCTAATCACAAGCTCTATCTCCTCACTGGGCCTCACACAGTCTGAAACCCGCTCTTTTCTATCGAGCCCTCAGAATTACCTCTCCAAGCTACCACAGGCAGAAGCAGAACGTGCCCGATCTCTGTTGATTCCGGCTTACCAGAAGGGGTTCCGGATTATATTCCTTATTGGTGCAGCAttggctgctgttgctttCGTTTTGGCCTTTTGGCTGATGCCCCAGGTGACCTTGAATCGGGCGGATgatgagaagttgaaggaggagggaaggaagagggttaagggggagggaaaatgtGACGAGGAGgtaaatgaagaagagagaagatga
- a CDS encoding putative cysteine synthase B (predicted protein) translates to MANLNERNVYFGRDSLKKYFDPDCQPPLPLVELPEHLNPYHQDGVRVYAKMMTMHPANNVKAMPAMNMLEKSVTPGKTNTIIEYSSGSTVISMSMIARVMHGIQDTRAFLSNKTSEAKLQLMQFFGLNITLFGGPSQPEPYDERGGIQSARRMALDSDSVLNPNQYENDNNWQSHIRWTGPQIYKQLPEINVLCAGMGTSGTMTGLGTYFKEAKPSVLRLGVCTAPGDRVPGPRSFALMKPVEFPWKAAVDVIEEVNSSDSFSLSLDLCREGIVCGPSSGFNLQGLFQMLEKRKAAGTLSEIAGPDGSIHCVFLCCDLPYQYIGEYFQKLGADKFHPIQNERLTKVDLYRYDESWERSPVVLFTHFYNTPNVLSECLLSDIKLRPLCCVLDLRTTADFASWHLPGSVNIPLRSLDSHTVKPFSDPGVLEAQWSELEAMFKDPSVITKLDSHHVLVICYNGDTARVATSVLRAKGIEADSLRGGYQALKDHGLWGSSGVESVEKNTYPTTTTTELSVSTN, encoded by the exons ATGGCCAATCTCAATGAACGCAATGTATACTTCGGGCGAGATTCGCTCAAGAAGTACTTTGATCCAGACTGCCAGCCTCCTCTACCTCTAGTTGAACTTCCAGAACATCTGAATCCTTATCATCAGGATGGTGTACGAGTCTATGccaagatgatgacgatgcaCCCAGCAAACAACGTCAAGGCAATGCCAG CAATGAACATGCTTGAGAAGAGTGTGACGCCCGGTAAAACAAATACTATCATCGAGTACAGTTCCGGATCCACGGTGATCTCAATGTCTATGATCGCCAGAGTCATGCATGGCATTCAAGACACGCGTGCATTCTTGAGCAATAAGACAAGCGAGGCCAAGCTCCAGCTAATGCAGTTCTTTGGGCTTAATATCACTCTTTTTGGTGGTCCCTCCCAACCTGAACCGTATGACGAGCGAGGGGGTATCCAAAGTGCCCGGAGGATGGCACTGGATTCAGACAGTGTCCTCAACCCGAACCAATACGAGAACGACAATAACTGGCAATCACACATTCGCTGGACGGGACCCCAGATCTACAAACAACTCCCTGAAATAAATGTTCTTTGTGCGGGTATGGGGACATCTGGAACAATGACTGGATTGGGTACATACTTCAAGGAAGCGAAGCCATCGGTACTCCGTCTGGGAGTGTGCACAGCCCCTGGCGATCGTGTTCCGGGCCCAAGGTCGTTCGCCTTGATGAAACCCGTGGAGTTCCCCTGGAAAGCAGCCGTAGATGTTATTGAGGAAGTAAATTCGTCGGACTCGTTTTCATTGTCACTAGACCTGTGCCGCGAAGGTATTGTCTGTGGCCCTTCATCTGGCTTCAACCTGCAAGGCCTCTTTCAGATGTTGGAAAAGCGCAAGGCAGCTGGTACCTTGTCCGAAATTGCAGGACCTGATGGTTCCATTCATTGTGTCTTCCTATGCTGTGACCTACCTTATCAATACATTGGAGAGTATTTCCAGAAGTTGGGAGCTGACAAATTCCACCCTATCCAGAATGAA AGACTTACCAAAGTTGATCTATATCGATACGACGAAAGCTGGGAGCGAAGTCCAGTAGTCCTTTTCACTCATTTTTACAATACCCCCAACGTTTTGTCGGAATGTCTCCTAAGTGACATCAAGCTGAGGCCCCTGTGCTGTGTTCTAGACCTGAGAACAACGGCGGACTTCGCCTCATGGCATCTTCCTGGCTCGGTCAATATTCCCTTGCGGAGTCTCGACTCACACACTGTGAAGCCGTTCTCGGACCCCGGTGTACTAGAGGCACAGTGGTCAGAGTTAGAAGCAATGTTCAAGGATCCGAGCGTGATCACCAAGTTGGATTCCCACCATGTGTTAGTGATTTGCTACAATGGAGACACAGCGCGAGTGGCCACTAGCGTGCTGCGAGCCAAGGGCATCGAGGCTGACAGCCTTCGGGGAGGATACCAAGCTCTGAAAGACCACGGGTTATGGGGTAGCAGTGGAGTTGAGTCGGTGGAGAAAAACACATatccaacaacaaccacgaCAGAACTGTCCGTATCGACTAATTAA